Proteins from a genomic interval of Caldicellulosiruptor diazotrophicus:
- a CDS encoding S-methyl-5'-thioadenosine phosphorylase, which yields MIGIIGGSGFYSFLENFKEIEMETPYGKPSDKIAISMVEGKEVAFIPRHGKKHIYPPHKVPYKANIYALKQLGVDRIISTTACGSLKKEISPGDFVIVDQFVDRTWGREDTFSDIGNVKHTSMAQPYDEQMREIAINVLEELGYRFHKKGTCVVIQGPRFSTLAESRWYSKMGFDVIGMTQYPEVVLANELGIKYLNVTLVTDYDAGLEDDPGVKPVSHEEVLRVFSENIEKLKKVVIEIIKRI from the coding sequence ATGATAGGTATAATAGGTGGTTCTGGATTTTACTCTTTTCTGGAAAATTTTAAGGAAATCGAGATGGAAACACCTTATGGTAAACCAAGTGATAAAATAGCAATTTCCATGGTGGAAGGAAAAGAAGTTGCGTTTATTCCGAGACATGGTAAAAAGCATATTTATCCCCCACACAAAGTTCCATACAAAGCAAACATATATGCATTAAAACAACTTGGTGTTGACAGGATTATATCCACAACAGCTTGTGGGAGTCTAAAAAAAGAAATTTCACCAGGTGATTTCGTGATTGTTGACCAATTTGTTGACAGAACATGGGGACGAGAGGACACATTTTCGGATATTGGAAATGTAAAGCACACCTCAATGGCACAGCCTTATGATGAGCAGATGAGAGAAATTGCAATTAATGTTTTAGAAGAACTTGGATATAGATTTCATAAAAAAGGTACATGTGTAGTTATTCAGGGACCGCGATTTTCTACTTTAGCTGAGAGCAGATGGTATTCTAAAATGGGATTTGACGTTATTGGAATGACTCAATATCCTGAAGTTGTTTTGGCAAATGAACTTGGAATAAAGTATTTAAATGTAACTCTTGTGACGGACTATGATGCGGGTTTAGAAGATGACCCGGGTGTAAAACCTGTTTCGCATGAAGAGGTTTTGAGAGTGTTTTCAGAAAATATAGAAAAGCTAAAAAAGGTTGTCATTGAAATAATAAAAAGAATATAA